The DNA region aaaataaaaataaaaaaaaataaaaaagaaagttgcaaGCTTAGGTAGAGGATAGGACATGAGGAAGCAGGTGTAAAATTGAAGAATACGTTTAGGTTATTTATTGGTGTTTTTGTTAAGAAGATACATGTAAAAGGGTCAAGTAATTTTTCAGAGTACacaatgaaaaatataacatCCCACCCCAGATCCCTACCTCATTTCCCAGAAGTAAtcagtatattatttttcaatttttgatcCTTTCAGAAAAGTCCCGTGATAATACCCGTCTCTTCCCCACAACAGTTTTAATCCTCTAGATCATGGGAGCACAATATACTCTGTTCTGTACTTGCTTCTCTCATATTTATTCCAGAGACCTATATTTCCCTATGAATATTGTCTTACTGTAACTTCAATATATCTAATAATGAAATCATTCTTCCCTAACACtgctttttaaagtatgtttcaGCTAAGAAGAAAGggtaaatgtatgtgtgtgtgcacacacacatgcatccatatttgtgtgtggtgggggggatgAGGTTAAGGGAAATTTACTCAGTTCTCATAGCAATAGCTCAAAGCAACTTGAAATATAATTTCTGACCAGCAGTTCCTCTGGCCATTCAGACTCCCAGATCCTATAAATGTAATGAGATTGTGCCTGAGTGGGCTATGGGGAGGTTTTCAGGCTGTTTGCTCCTTTAGTAATTAGCcagatttaaatttcaaaaagcaagtatttaaaatttttacttgtaCATGTTTTACAGGAAATAACCAAAGTCTTTCTGAGGAACTACAAGAGTACAAAAGTCATCCCATCTCTGCTCAAACACCTTTGGTGACAGTGACTTCCTTACTAAATATGACAATACCATCTGTCCCCTTGCCTCCAAAAGGAAACATTAGTTTGAACATTCTGTAACTTTTTGTTCAAATGCTTAATGGAGTTGGCAGGACAAAGATCCTCCATGTGGACGCCTGTGAAAATATGTCTTCACGGTAAGATGTGAGATATTTTACCCAGAAAGGCCATACGGCATAATGGCTCAGACTGAGGGTGCTGAACCCGACTTGGTGAGATATTACATACAGGCTCTGCATCCAGTAACTGAGTGAAGAGTGACAAGttatttcatctctctctgcctcagattccccatctgtaaaatagggataatactACTGCCTATCTGCTAgaattgtaaggattaaataagtcaGTGCGCATATAGTGCTTAGAATAATGCTTGctaagggtgcctaggtggctcagttgattgtcttgattttggctcaggtcaggatcccagggttgtgagatagagccccgtgtcgggctcctcATTCCCCTCCCTATCAAAGAATCCCTCAGCAAGAATAATTAATAGCCTTTTAACCCTCTAgatcagggatcagcaaactatagcccattggccaaatctggcccactaacagattttattcagcccatgagctaagaatggtttttacattcttaaatcgttggggaaaaaaaatccataggagaaaaatattttatgacacatgaaaattctatgaaattcaaatttcagtttccataatagttttattggaatacagccacgCTCACTCGTTTACATGTTGTCTATAAATGCTTCCATTCTACATCAGCAGAGTAGTTGCAAAAGAGGACAGAAGGCCTGTAAAGCCTAAAATAGTTACtgagtttgctgacccctgctctagATAATTTTGTCTCCTGAATCCGCTCCAGCTGGTCTTTACTGTACCCCAAGGTTCTCACTGCTGGGACCCTAGCGGCTGACCAGAGGAAATTAcctacaaagaattttttttttttcctgtaacttCCTCTTCAATATTATGGCTATAAAGGATGAAGTGAATGCAGTGCTATACTGTTGAACTTAatgagataaaaagaaaggaggaagagagggagggactaGAGTAGAAAGTAGGAAATGGGAATTTTTAAATGCAACTTCTAAGAAAGATAATGATAGAATATTCTAAGTTTGGATGTTCTAAGAATGCATGCTTCAATTCtggtaatgttattttttttaaaaagaacagcaCAGTTTGTATTACTATTTATAAAGAAGACATAAGGATATATATTCATAAACAGATAAAATGAGGTAGTgctattcttttaagttttttttttttaataatgtctaGACCCAATaagggtctcgaactcacgaccccaagagtCACGTGTTCTTCCGCCTGAGCAAGCCAGATACCTCAGTAGTACTATTGTAATGTGAATTTGAATGGTGATCTTAATTTAACTCATCTTCCAATTTACACAGGAAGATTTGTTCAGTTCTTACAGAAGAAACACATCTATCTTAAGTCCTAATCATTAAATGATTCTTAAGTGGACTggtatttaagaaaaatgcataTGTTGTCAATGACTTTTTTTATTCTAAGAGCAGCCTGCACTGTGTTATATAACAAAGTCTGTCAGCCACACACCTCAgcagccctcctcccctccctgcaggtCAGTGCTAAGCCTTTCTCTGGTGCAAAAGCTGAACACCCATTTGGTCAATGGGAAATGGTGCTGCCATTGAAGTCGTTCTGATTGTCACTAGACCATTCATTTTATGTCCTGCCTGTCCACTggcatgcttttttatttttcagctttattagggtataattgacaaaactgtaatatatttaaagtgtacaacgtgatgatttgaCACACATTGTGAAAGGGTTACCACAACTGAgttaacacattcatcacctcactttttgtgtgtgtgagaacacTCAAGTTCCACTCTGAGCAATTTCCaattatacaatatagtattattggCTGTAGTCACCATATTATACACTAGACCTCATTCATCttacaactgaaagtttgtacctttttaccaGCCTCTCCCCATTCCATTTTCCCTAACCTGGGAATAAATTTATGTCCTTTAGAGCAAGGCTTACTGGAGATACTTTGAATTCACAAAGCTTTTTCACATTCATTCCATCATACCGCCTTCACAGCAACCCAAAGCAAGAAAGTGAAGCTCGGAGAGTTGCTCAAAATTGCATAACTAATAAGTAGTGAGGCCAAGTTTTGAACCCACATCTTTTGGCCTCAAGCCCAGGGTGCCCTCCTGAATGATTtgagtgttttaaattttttttttcaacgttttttatttatttttgggacagagagagacagagcatgaacggggaagggtcagagagagagggagacacagaatcggaaacaggctccaggctccgagccatcagcccagagcctgacgcggggctcgaactcacggaccgcgagatagtgacctggctgaagtcggacgcttaaccgactgcgccacccaggcgcccctgatttgagTGTTTAATGTACCAGCTGGACGGACAGACATTGCTGGCTTTGACTCTGCTTGTGGGAACTTGGATAAGTTAGTTACTCTCTCTGACTTCATGCAAATTGGAGAACGTAACAGAAACTATCACACTAGTTGTAGTGAAGTGTGATGCTACAATGTGTGCAAAGTGCTCAGCAAGGTGCTGGACATCAGTGCTCCTTCACTGCTAACTATTATTTGCAATACGAAATGATGAAGGTCCTTTAAGGTCCAGTTTAGAATGATAAAAATGTGAAAGGGGGGATCCATAAAAGAATTTACAAAGGATGCTTAGGCCTTGGACTCATCACTGGAGACAGGAGTTAGTGATGACAAAGGGCGAGAGACTGGGAGAGTAGTGTTGCCACTGACAATGGAAATGGAGAGGCTGACAGAGGGAGAGATGCCCTAAATCCAGGGAATAGTGTGGCCTGAAGACTGGAGCTCAGATGGAGGCCATTCTTTCAGACGGTGGCTGTGTCATTCCAAGGCAGGTAGTCACTGACATTATCAGATGAGCCATCAGGTGAGGAGACACTGAGGAACAGCAGAGAACTAAGGACTGGACTTTGAAATCTGCCAACACTTGGAGTGCAGCAAGAGGCAGATAGACATGAGATGACTGAGGTCTGGATGAGCAAGGAGCATGACGCTCATGTCGGAAGCAAGTGGGGAGACTTACCAGGAGTAGGGGAAGTGGGGAGCAACAATTAACTTAGGCTCAGACGTCAATGAGAACAAGTCGCCCCGGTTGATAGAATGAAGGGGATAATACTTCCTACCAAATCATGAAAATTTTTCCATTAGTGTCTCTCACTTCTGCTGCAGCTTACAAAAAAATGAGTCTAAGAAAAGGTTGCTCGCTGTGGAGAACACAGACGTATATCGGGATGAACTCAAGTTTGGCACTGGAACTGCACCGACTGTAGCCTTCCTGACTCCCATTTGGGGCCTAAGAACCTTTTTCTCAGGCCTTTTCTCTCTTGGAACCTGTACCAGGCTCTGTATGAACATTCCCCCCATGTTATTCTCACTTCAATCCTCCAAAGGCTTTATCTCATTTTCCAAAACAGGTCATGGAGTCTTCGAGGACTTCTCCAAGGCCAAGCTCAAACAGAAGAATCGGCCCACCCCAAGGCCAGAACCACACCCGCCCCGCGCCCCTGCTCCGCCGGGTCAGGCCCCCCAGCGCGAGGCAGGGCTTCCGGGCACTAGCAGCCGTCATCAACGTCGCTCGAGGCGAAGTGGCCCAGCCAGCCGCGCGCTCCCCGGAAGGCTGGCGCGCACTCCCGCCTGCGCGCTAGGACTGCCGGGTGAGGCCCCAAGACTGGGCGCCAGGCCCCGGTGTCCTGGCAACAGGTAAACATTGAGCGCCCCGCCCCACGCGGCGCGCCGCGCCGGGTGTTCGTGCGCGCGGCCAGCAGGCGCCCGTGAGCCCGGTGCTCCCAGCCCGCGGGGCGTGCTCGCCGTGAGTCGCGCGGTCAGCGGCCTCCGTGCGGTGGGTGTCCAGGCTCCGCGTGGCGGCAGCTGGGTGGCTGGCTGCCCCCTGACCCCGCCGGGCTCCCCTGAACGTCTGGGGCTCCTGAGAAGCGTGGCAAGGCCCCGGACCCGCGGAGGTTCGCTGTGGAGTGCGGAGACAGCCCGGTGTGCGGCAGCGATGGGAGCGGGGGTGCCGCCTCCAAGTGATGCGGAGAACCGGGCTCTCTATTTCAGGATTGGGAACCCATGCCACACTCACCTGCTCAACTGAGGAATTACCATGGTAATACACGTCTTATTTAAGTATAAGAGATACCGAGGCTCTCGCCAGGTTAGTTTAATACCGTTCTGCCTCATCGAGGCACGCTTTAGCAAGATTTGTTACCCGCGCCACGAGAGTGGCGCCTTCGTCTCCTATCGTTGTGGGTGGTGTCCAACCTAGTGATCTGAACACTTGGGGTATAAAGATGATGGGAAAGACGGGTTCCCCAGGTGGTCTGCGCGCGTCACAGGGGACAGCCAAGCAGAATCAGCCTGAGCCCTCTTTTTGTGAGGTTTCGTTCTTTGGTTCTGTTGAGCCACTTTCGTAATCATATGTGTGGGCAATAAAGAGAGGCTGGTGCAGTGCTGTGAAACCCCAGGGTGCCAGTACGTGGCAACAGCGACTGGCCCATGCCCTTACCTCCTGCTGCCGCTGCCTTCTGGGGTCCCTTGCGGGATTCTTCTCTTCGGATTAAGAAGTAGAGAATGAGCCCTGGTGCGATCCAGACTGCCGGCTCTAAGGAGTGAGTCTCTCTTCCAACCCTAGTTTGAGGAAAGACTTTGGAGGAAACCTTTAGCAGAGGAAATGCTTGCATTTTATGCCTGGGAAGGCTTGCAACATCCTTAAACTTCTATCTCCCCTCCAAGTCGTTGGCTCACAGAGCTCCATCTTAAGCCAAACCACTCTGAAATGTTAAACCTTATTTCCCACTTCCTACTGGATCTCTCCACCAGAGAGCATTTCCCAACTGTGTTCAAAATCCAGCTCCTTTTTAACCGCTACCTTCTCTGCATTTTCCAATGGCATGTTCATTCCCCTGGCCTCAAACTCCTAAACATTACCGTTCATCAGCCCTCATCCAGTCATTTCGACCTGCTTCCCACCCTCTCTGCCACTGGCCAAGTCCTGCCCTCCTTACCACCTACCTGGATTCCAGCAGCTCTGTCCCAGGGCTCTCCATCTCTTTTGGATGCCAGGCTGATGGTCCCAGAATGGCTGTGACCTTGTAACCCCCACCCCACGTCCTCAGGAATTTCTACTGTCTGCTCAACTAAGTACTGCTCAGAGTTCGGGGTAAAAAGGCCTCAACCTCTTGAGCTCTATTTCCCATATTCTTTGctttaaccaaaacaaaaaacacattccaCACTAGACCCACATTCTTTTCGAAGCCTCCTGCCCCATCTCAAGCTACAGATCTACTTTTCTCCAAGATGGGCCCTCCTGCTGCCGTATTGCCCCCTAAGTATCTATGACCCTCTATGCCTCACAGagcttcacctatttcaccttgGAAAGCCTCACTCCTCACCCCCATTTGACTGTAGTATAGAAAGGTGTTTGGTAAATCTGTGTTCCTTCTACTTCATTGCACGTAAAAGCACTAAatagatgtctttttttaaattaatttctttaaaataattttttttaatgtttatttatttttgagagacagagagagacaaagcatgagcgggaaagtgtcagagagaaagggagacacagaaagcaggctccaggctctgagccaccagcacagagcctgacgcggggcacgaactcacaaaccgtgagagcatgacctgagcagaagtcggacgctcaaccgactgagccacccaggcgcccctaaatagatttcttttgatttaaaCTGTGTCATCCCCCGGGTTACTTCGCATGGTTggtattgtcattttctttcagagCCCAGGGAACTGAAGCAAAAACGGTTCAATAAAGCCATTTAAGCTAATGGATTTCCACTGCTCCTCAGATAAAGGTCAAACACTGTAGCTTCAAAGGCCTGCAGGCCAGAGTTGCACACTGCCTACCTCTCCAGCCTAAATTCTTCTCACTTGGCGCCCCCCATCATGGTTGCGTATAGGCCAGCCACACTGACCTTTTTTGTGAGGTCCCTTCAGTTTGGCATGTGCCCTCCAACCTCAAAGTCTTTGCACAGGCTGTTTGGGAagtccctgcccctcagcccacAGGCGGCTCTTCAGGAACCCTTCATGTCCCAGATTGGGTCACACCCTGCCCATCCTGTGTCATCGGAATGCCAGATAACCTGGCCTCTCCTTCACGGGAGAGGGAGTGAACGTATTTGTAATTTCTCCCTCACTGGAGAGTAAGCCTCATGAAGACAGGAGCCCAGAACTGCAGGTCCTGGTGTTCAgtagatatttgttaaatatttgtcgaatgaacGAAGGAGCCCCTcttaaaattcagaaaagcagCTATCTACGTTTGCTTTCTAAATCCTAGGACTGTATTACATCTGAGTTGCAGTTTATTCACTCGGCAAGTATCTGTTCGTCCCAGACATTGGTCTAGGCCCTGGGAATTCAAGTGGTGACCTCATAGACAAACCTCTGGTTAggagacaaacaataaataaacaaaatagccCTATGACATAGTGGAGTGTGCTTGGGGTAGGGAGCTAGAAAGTGACAGTGCTGAGGGGGAGGCTGGGAACCACCTGtatcccctccctgcttgccttGGACAGTCCCAGTTTATGTTTGTTGAAGTATCTTGGTTTGGGCAAgaaattatatggtcaccctaGTTATAGATAGAATATAGGTACAGTATCTGAGAGGTTTTTCTAGAGAGGTGATATCTGAGCAGAGCCCCACACGAAGAGAAGTAACAGGGCGGGATCAGGGGGATCAGGGGGATCAGGGAGGAGTGGGGCAGGTTAGGGAACTAGAAGgagggccagtgtggctggagccaaGTGGTCTTCATTAAGCAGTTTGGAGAGTTTCAAGTCACGAGTTATGTGTTCTGCGACTGGGAACAACCAAGGGCCATGGAGTTGTATTAAGCCAACCCAACCAGCTGAGAAACTGAAAGTTTTCACTCGCTTACAATAATTTCTTAACAGATTTACTGAGGTATAAGTGATGCACAGTGAATTGCACATATTTTAACGTACAATTTGATCAGTTTGGCATCTGTCGCTCCCATTGAGCCATCACCACGATCAAGATGACAAGCATGTTGATCACCCCCGAAAGTCTCCTTGTGCTCCTCTGTAATCAGCCCtttactcataaaaaaaaaaaaaaaaaaaaaaaaaaaaaaaagtttatttgtttattttgagagagagagaaagccagagaggggcagagagagagggagagagagagaatcccaagcactgacagtgcagagccctatggtgggctcaatcccacgaccatgagattatgacctgagccaaagtcaagagtcggatgctcaactgattgagccacccagacgcccccaattctttaaaaaaattttcatgtttatttatttttgagagagagagagagcatgagcaggggaggggcagagagagagggagacacagaatccaaagcaggttccagcctctgagctgtcagcacagagcctggtgcggggcttgaactcacaaaccatgagatcatgaccttgagctgaagtcggacacttaaccaactgagccacgcaggcacccaccaagattttattttatttttttattttatttatttatttattttttaacgtttatttatttttgagacagagagagacagagcatgaatgggggaggggcagagagagagagacacagaatcggaagcaggctccaggctctgagccatcagcccagagcccgatgcggggctcgaactcacggaccgtgagatcatgacctgagctgaagtcggaggcttaaccgactgagccacccaggcaccccaagattttattttttaagtaatacctatacccaatgtggggcttgaacccacaactctgaggtcaagagtcaaaacactccaccgactgagccaatcaATTCCTTTTAAATTCACTCATGTTGTAGCATGCGTCAATAGTTAatcctttttattgctgggtGGTATTCCAGTGTATGGTTATacccagtttgtttatccattcactcactaATGGACTTCTGAGCTGTGTTCAGTTTTTAGCTATCACAGATAAAGTTACTATGTACGTTCCATGTACAAGTCTTAGAATGGATATGcactttgatttcttttggtaaatacttCACAGTGGAATGCCTGGATCCATTCCATCCATCCGTGGCTGGATGAGCGTGTACTGATACCTCATTGGGGTGTTAATTGCATTTCCCTCGTGACTTAGTGTTGAGTACCTTTTCGTGTGTTTATCAGccgtttgtatatcttctttggggaagtgtctgttcagatctgtTGGCCATGTTTtggggctgtttttttttttttttttttttttttttactgtgtttcgCGAGTCCTTTATTCTGGATGTAAGGGCTtgatcagatacatgatttgcaaatattttctcccagcctgtggcttagcttttcattttcttaatatcttttgaagaacacaagtttttaattttgatggtgaCTCTATCAATTTGTTCTTCTATGGATcgtgctttggtgtcatatccaggAAATTTTTGCCTAACCAAAGGTCATAAAGGTTTtcccctgtattttcttctaggacattttgctttttggttttaaGTGTATgagccattttgagttaatttttgtatatggtaaaaACATTGGATTaaggttcatttttatttatttattttttttttttgcaaatggatATTCATTGTTCCAGCCCCACTTGTTGAAAAAATTATTGTTGTGGGATCATTGAGCACaacggtcaagaaagaattcttgagacattttagGTGCAACttagtaagtttatttaagtagcatggggacaggacccttaggcaggaagagctgcactttTCCTGAATGAAGTTGGTGGTTATATGCTTAGTGCTCAAACGGGAGGGTATGTGCAGAGAGTATTAGATCgtaaatgttttcttcaaattctacGTGTAAAACTACTTTCGCAAGAATTCTCTTGTGTGCATTATTCAGCTTGATATTAACTCTTGGTGAGATTCCcaggcagtcatgagaccctttaaaaatgtagcaaccattaaaaaaaaaaaaaaaaaaaaaaaaaaaagaatagagcaaCCAGTGTGTATTTGATCCTTATCAGAACTATGCAGGCTATAGGTCAGCCTTCTGGGCTAAAGaacatttttctgcatctgtctCTCATCAATTGTCCTTGTCCTATTGAATTGCTTTCGCACTTTTGTTGAAAACTAGTTGTTCATATATGTGTGGACCTATTTTTggtctctttattattttccattgatctatgtgtctatcttgACACTAATCCCATACTGTCTGgatactgtagctttataataattcTTGAAACAAGGTAGAATTagtccttcagctttgttttttcaaagtcCTTTGCGTTTCCATATGAATCTTAGAGTCAGTTAGCCAATTTCTACAGAGAGATGAGAACTTTGAATAAACATATCAAACCTTTGTGCGAGTTTTAGTCATCAAACCACTTTAGagattaaaacacatttttttgtcAGTTATTCCAGGTAAGTTGTATGATTGACATGCAAAAAAGTGTAAAATCATAAAGAAAGCCAAGACTCAGAATTTTTAGGAGCTTATGGCAACGTGCATCCTACACCCCCAGGGGATGTTTTACCAGGAGGTACTGTTATCATATGGGTTTtcatattgttgttgttgttgttttttaatttggatttccaCCTGAAAGCCAGGCCACTGTGTTGCAAGATACTTCTCATCTTTATTCCTGGGTTTTCTATCTAGGAGTGTATTCCGTTTCACTtaacaaaaatgtgttttagtattttttaacacATTGCCTGTGTTCCTCCTTGTTTAGCCTGGGACGTTTTTAGAGTGAGATGCTATCAACATAACATCCATTTTATACAAACATTTAGCCCTTGCGGATGTTCTTGATAACTTACACTCTCCCTTCCCTTGCCTAGAAGAGTCACTTTCTAAATAATACACTTCCTTCTGTTCTTGTATGTATGGTGGGTCATAGGACATGAGGAGTCAACTCAGCTTTGTGTGGCTGTAGCAAAACTTCAGACAGTTTATTCCCAGATTAGGATGGGATCCATTCCTCTCCCCAAAAGACACCGGCCTGGCTGTGTAGTCATGGCAAGAGCACAGGTGCTGGGCTGCTGGACACTGGTTTGCACTGTGACCTTGTTGAGCCTCCACTTTTCCATTTTGAAGACATAAATAAGGTCTCTCTCCGTCAAAATACAGCTCAGGGGGTTAGTGGTGATAAAGTGATGGGAACAATCACTTATTGTTTCCTTGAAGTCAAACACTGCGGTTAAGCGCCTTACATTCATGTCTCCGCCCTCACGACTACTTAATGAGGTCGAGACTACAACATAAGAAATGCCAAGCAAAATGTGTGTTTGCGTCCCGATTAGCTAAtacttttaattacatttttatcacGAAAGATTGtatgcatacacaaaaatagaatagTAAAATGATTCCCCACATATCCATTTCTCGGACTCAAAAATTGTCAGGATTTTGCCACATTGGCTTCATCTGGCCTTCTGTGGGGTGGGGTGCAAGGGGGAGctgcagtatttttattttaaaaaagttgttttttaatgtttatttatttttgagagagagagagagcgcacgagtgagcgagcaagcaggggaagggcagagagagagggagacagaatcccaagcaggctgtgtactgtcagcacagagcctgacgcagggctcgaacccagaaaccatgagatcatgacctgagccgaaaccaagaactggatgcttaactaactgagccacctgggcgcccccggAGCTGCAGTATTTTAAAGCACATCTGAGgccttctttcatttcatttccacaGATTTTAGTGTGCATCACTGAAATgtgtaaacattttcttccatgaCCCAATAGAAGCCATTATCACACCTAACAGAATTAATAATTCCTTGAGATTACCAAATTTCCCTGATTgcctaaaaatgtctttttataatttgttcaaatcaATGCAGACAAGGGCCACCTGTTTGTTACATTGGGTTGGGTCTCTCTTTAATCCGGGTGCTTCACTTGTTGAATTCGATTGCATGTGACTTCTCCCACTCCCAGCAAAAGTCTTTATTATTGTTacagttttttcctttcatgagtcctccccccccccctttcagttcaataagaaatgttgaaaattatGTCAAGGTTATAAAAACTAATTTACGCCCTGTGAATATACTTGTCTTTGAAAGCCAGGTAAAGGGAAACAAGGAAAAGGCCCGGACAAATCTCGcgggaagaaacagaagaaaccgGAAGTGGACATTCTCAGCCCAGCTGCCATGCTGAACCTCTACTACATCGCCCACAACGTTGCCGACTGCCTGCACCTGCGAGGCTTCCGTTGGCCCGGTGCTCCCAagtcaaaggggaaaaacaagaCTTAATGGCGTTCCACAGAGAGCAGAACTCGGGGAAGAGAAATCGGGAAAATACAACTACTGCAAGCAAAATAGACTTTACCGAAGACAACTTGAGACGCAAGCTAAGTGTGCTTTTCTATGGTAGTTAACGATAAAGAAGTGCATTTTACTTCCCAGCTAAATGCAGCTACAGTAAGCCAGTTTGGTTTTTCAGAAGaagttaagggggaaaaaagtctgaGTAGTTCCTACTCAGGAATTGCGTGGTGGAATTGATAggatttttcaaattataattctGGGTCAGAATTAAACCTGTTCTCAAAAGGCAGTTCTGGCTCGcatgaattgtttttgtttgccaAACAGGGTTTGTTATTTAGAAAAGGCGTGGCAAAAAGCAGAGGATTTGCTTATGAACATCCCTCTCGTGGGCactctttccccatctttttcaggaaaaataataaatacttcgTTTCCATAATTTTCTTCTCAGCCGTCTGACTCTTGGCTGATTTTAATTAGCCAGGGACACCGGTGGAGACTAAGATTGTCACCCCCCTGCTCTGACTTTGCTAGGACATGTAAACAAATGACTCAAAGGAGCGTGTTCCGGGGTGGGGAGACTGAGCaaatctctcccttctttctgtttCACTGGACTCTTCACCAGGGTT from Panthera leo isolate Ple1 chromosome A2, P.leo_Ple1_pat1.1, whole genome shotgun sequence includes:
- the SMKR1 gene encoding small lysine-rich protein 1 isoform X1, giving the protein MVIHVLFKYKRYRGSRQPGKGKQGKGPDKSRGKKQKKPEVDILSPAAMLNLYYIAHNVADCLHLRGFRWPGAPKSKGKNKT
- the SMKR1 gene encoding small lysine-rich protein 1 isoform X2, translating into MPGKGKQGKGPDKSRGKKQKKPEVDILSPAAMLNLYYIAHNVADCLHLRGFRWPGAPKSKGKNKT